The Radiobacillus deserti genomic interval GTTCATGGGACTAAGGACGTTTCGGAGGCTAGAGGGGTGTATTATCGGTATTTGGGGTGAGTGTAATAGATCCTGTAAATTATGTGAATAGTTGGTTGTGGAAACCTGTTTAGCATAAAGAGCGGTGAACCCGTTCAAGTGAATAAACCAAAAATAGTCATTCTACTTCACGGTTACAGATGGCACTAGCAACCAAACAAAAAAGGAGTAACACAAAAGTTAATTTGCATCACCCCCTAATCGTTTTTCGATTACGGACAATTCTATCACTTTGTCTTTCGACAGGGGCCTGAGCCCAATGTAAGGAAGTAATTAACATCTTTATATGTCTATATTTAAAGAATGTGAAAATAAATTAACTGAATCAAGTTGCAGGAATTACTGCTAAAATCACTTATTCAATTCTAAGTTACATTAGGAGTTGCTTGTTTTTAAATTTGTATGAAATATCTATGGAGTTCTGTAGATGTATAGTAGCACTTTTATATTTATTCTCCTTGATATATAAACTAGCAAGTAAAGAATAACATTCAGCAGCAACAAAAGGGTCCTTTTTCAAGAAGTAAGGTAAAATTTCATTTTCAAGTTTTTTCTGAAATTCATTTAGATGCATTTTAGGTGAAATGGATTCTCTTAGGATTAATAATTTGTAACTAAAACTATTGTTCCTATTATATTTTAGGCCTTCTTTACATAGTTCTAATGCTTTCTTTTTATTCCCAATTAATTTATATTCATATGCTAATAGATAAATAGTGCTCAATTTATCCTCTCGACTAGTCTTTAATATAAGTGACATGTTTAAAAATTCTATTGATATATGATGCCTTTTTGTTAATAAATAGACATATCCCAAATTATGATATGTCTTAGATAGTATTCTTTTATCACTATACCCCTTAAGTGAATCTATAATGCTCATAAAAATATTTTCTGCTAAATCATATTTTTCGATTCTAATATAATTTATACCTAAAAGAAGCTTACAATTGATTATTTGTTTAATATTTAGTTCTTTATCATATAGGTTAAGAGCCTTTTCAGTATGTATAATAGAAAGTGATGTTAACATGAATTTAGTGTTAACTATTGCTAATAAATAGTGCAAATTTGAATCTTCTTTGCGTTTCTTCTTTATAACTTTCTCAGCCTCATATAGATAATCTAAACTTCGTTCTAAATCTCCATAAGTGTATTCATAATAACCAAGAGATTTGTAATAATTTTCTATAAATTCATCTGGTAAATATTCATATTTATTTTTGACCTTTTCTGCATAAGAAGAGGATAATTCTTTCTCTTTCTGCGCGGTGTGGTATTCTAATAAGATTATTTCACAGGCAAGTGAAATAATAGGATCTCCTTTATCTAGGTGACTATTTATAATCTTGTATTGTTTTTTAAAGTTATTAAAATTCTTATTATTAATAGCTTTATAAATATCTTCAAGTTCACTTAATTCATTTCTTCCCCTTTCTTGATTAATATATATATCCTCAATATCCAATTCCAATCTTTCACACAATAGTTCCATAATATCAGGTTTTCCAAGGATCTTATTATTTTCGATTTTACTAAGATAAGATTTCGAACATATACCTAAACAAACTTGTTCTTGAGTATACGATAGTTGTTTGCGTTTGTATTTTAATTTGTATCCCAACTGATTTTTATTCATAACTATTCCTCACAATAGGTTGAAAAACTTTTTTAAAATATTATGTATAATCTTACATTTTTTTCCTGAGTTTATCAATCTTTTTTGGAAGGAAAATGGTAATAAAAAGAGGAAAGTAACTATAAGTCAATTATTTGACTAATAACTAAAAGGAGGATTAATCATGAGAATCAAATTGAAAATTAAAAAGGTTGCTCAATATCAAAAAAAGTGCAAATGCTTTATAGCGTGTTAATTAGCAACCAATATTAGAAAGGGGGGGAAATATGAAAATTAA includes:
- a CDS encoding helix-turn-helix domain-containing protein, whose translation is MNKNQLGYKLKYKRKQLSYTQEQVCLGICSKSYLSKIENNKILGKPDIMELLCERLELDIEDIYINQERGRNELSELEDIYKAINNKNFNNFKKQYKIINSHLDKGDPIISLACEIILLEYHTAQKEKELSSSYAEKVKNKYEYLPDEFIENYYKSLGYYEYTYGDLERSLDYLYEAEKVIKKKRKEDSNLHYLLAIVNTKFMLTSLSIIHTEKALNLYDKELNIKQIINCKLLLGINYIRIEKYDLAENIFMSIIDSLKGYSDKRILSKTYHNLGYVYLLTKRHHISIEFLNMSLILKTSREDKLSTIYLLAYEYKLIGNKKKALELCKEGLKYNRNNSFSYKLLILRESISPKMHLNEFQKKLENEILPYFLKKDPFVAAECYSLLASLYIKENKYKSATIHLQNSIDISYKFKNKQLLM